The proteins below are encoded in one region of Nyctibius grandis isolate bNycGra1 chromosome 7, bNycGra1.pri, whole genome shotgun sequence:
- the TRA2A gene encoding transformer-2 protein homolog alpha, giving the protein MSDVEENNFEGRESRSQSKSPAGSPARVKSESRSGSRSPSRASKHSESHSRSRSKSRSRSRRHSHRRYTRSRSHSHSHSHRRRSRSRSYTPEYRRRRSRSHSPMSNRRRHTGSRANPDPNTCLGVFGLSLYTTERDLREVFSRYGPLTGVNVVYDQRTGRSRGFAFVYFERIDDSKEAMEHANGMELDGRRIRVDYSITKRAHTPTPGIYMGRPTHSGGGGGGGAGRRRDSYYDRGYDRGYDRYEEYDYRYRRRSPSPYYSRYRSRSRSRSYSPRRY; this is encoded by the exons GAGTCTCGCTCCCAGTCAAAATCTCCAGCTGGGAGTCCTGCTCGTGTAAAATCGGAGAGCAGGTCAGGATCTCGCAGTCCATCGAGGGCTTCCAAACATTCTGAGTCGCACTCTAGGTCAAGATCAAAATCAAG ATCCAGGTCCAGAAGACATTCGCACAGACGTTACACTCGTTCCAGATCCCATTCCCATTCTCATTCCCATAGGAGACGTTCTCGAAGCAGATCATACACGCCAGAATACCGTCGTCGAAGGAGCCGTAGTCATTCTCCAATGTCCAACAGGAGAAGGCACACTGGCAGCAGA GCTAATCCAGATCCTAATACATGTCTTGGAGTGTTTGGTCTCAGTTTGTACACTACTGAGAGAGATTTGCGTGAAGTCTTTTCCCGTTACGGACCTTTGACTGGGGTCAATGTTGTTTATGATCAACGGACTGGACGATCAAGAGGATTTGCTTTCGTTTATTTTGAGAGAATTGATGATTCTAAAGAG GCAATGGAGCATGCAAATGGTATGGAGCTGGATGGCAGAAGGATTCGGGTGGATTACTCAATCACCAAGAGGGCACATACGCCCACCCCAGGCATCTACATGGGCAGGCCAACACA CAGTGGAGGAGGTGGTGGCGGTGGAGCAGGTCGTCGCCGTGACTCATATTATGATAGGGGGTATGACAGAGGATATGACAGATACGAAGAATATGACTACAGATACAG gAGACGATCACCATCGCCTTATTATAGTCGATACCGATCACGATCAAGATCCCGTTCCTATAGTCCAA ggCGCTACTGA